AGACTTGCTTCTCCATTGAATAACTTAGCATCGATGCAATGGCACCGCCTGCTCCAGGAAGTACACCGATCAAGAAACCGATAGGACCATTACGGATAATTGGCCACTTAGACCGCTTCCACTGTTCTTTTGTAATCCATATTTTGCCGACAGACTTTTTCTCGCCAACTGGTTTATTAATTGATAAGAAATTGTATAATACTTCCCCTACCGCATAAATACCGATAATGACGACAAGAAAATCAATACCTTCACTCAGATGGACATTGCCCATCGTGAAACGGTAGACCCCAGTTTGTAAATCAATTCCTACTGTACTGATCATCAGCCCGATACACATCGAGATGAACCCTTTGACCATCTGTCCTTTTGCCAATGCAACAATTGCAGACAGCGTGAAAACCATTAATAAAAAATATTCTGCCGGACCAAATCGCAGGGCAAAACTGGCGAGCGGCTTAGCTAGAATAATAAAACCAACAACAGCGATTACTCCTCCGATTAACGAAGCGATGGCAGATATTGCAAGTGCTTGGCCTGCTTGACCTTTCTGAGCCATCGGATAGCCATCAAACGTAGCGGCAATTGCTGATCCGTCACCCGGTGTATTCAGTAAGATCGAACTCCTCGAGCCACCATACATTGCACCGTAGTAAATAGCAGCCATTAAAATCAAAGCACTAGTTGGTTCCATTCCGAATGTGATTGGAATCAGCAAGGCAATGGCAGTTGCTGGTCCAAGACCAGGTAGCATTCCCACTACTGTCCCGAGGAACCCTCCGAGTGCTATCCAAAATAAGTTCATTGGTTGAATTGTAGTTAAAAACCCATCTAAGAGGGCTTGTACATCTATTCCCATATCGGTTCCTCCTTTAAGGTAAACTAACCTGCAACAGTGTTCCAAATGCATACCATGTTACGAACGAAAACGCGACCGCAATAATAATGTTAGACATCCATTTCTTGCGCCCATTCAATAAAAACAATAATCCAGCAAGGAACAGGATAGTCGAATACAAGAAACCAATCCGTTCAAACAATACTGTATATGTCAGCATCAAAATGAGCGATACAAGCAAATATAACGGTGACTTGCCGATTCGCAAAGCACGGAAGTCAGCGAAGTCATTACCTCGAGCTTTGAATTCTTGAAAGAAATAGACAATCCCTGAAATAATTAAAATAATAGCGATTAAAAGCGGGAAATACATCGGGCCGTTTGGATTTCCGAGATTTGATTTAGGTAAGTTGATTGCATTGATTAGCATAATGACGCCAACTACAGTTGCCAGGATTGGGGTTATGTAACGAACCATATAGTGTTCCTCCTTCTAAGTTAAATAATCAAAAAAGCGAGCCCGCTTGAGCGGGACTCAACCTTTTATGAGAACTTATTTCTGTAAACCCGACTCATCAATCAATTCTGTATACATTTCATTTTGCTCTTTCAAGAATTCAGTTGTTTCAGCACTGTCTTGATAGAAGTCTTCCCAACCATTGTTCTCTAGCAATTGTTTCCAAGAGTCCGTCTCCACCATTTCACCGAACGCTTCATTCCAATACGCGATCTCATCTTCTGTCATATCCGGTGGTCCAAGAATACCGCGCCAGTGAGGAAAGACCATATCTACGCCTTCTTCTGTCCATGTCGGTACGTCAGGCAATTCTTCCAAACGTTCGTCAGCTGAAATGGCTACAATCTTGAACTTTCCTGCAAGGTGCTGTTCTGAGGATTCTGACACCGCCATCGTTGCTGCGTCTACGTGACCGCCAAGTAAGCTAGTCATAACGTCGCCACCGCTCTCATACACGAGGAAGTTTAATTTTGTAATATCGACACCAAATGTTTTAGCCGCTTTTACGAAAGACAAGTGATCGTTGTTTCCAAGGCCAGGCGCAATACCGATCTTTATGGAAGCTGGGTCTTTTTTCAGCTGCTCCATTAAATCCGTTGCTGTTTCGTAAGGTGAACCATTTTTGACTGCTACTGAAATCCACTCTGTTGTTAATGTAGCAAGTGGTGTGAACTCTTCATATGTGAGATCACTTTGTCCAAGCAAGTTATTTGTGATCAATAGACTAGAGTCAATCGCTAATGTATGCGTATCTTTCTTAGATAGATACTGCCAACCTACTTCACCGTTACCACCCGGTTTGTTAATGACTGTCATACTTTGATCTACAATATCTTCTTCTTTCAAGATCTTTTGTATGGCACGGGCTGTAGCGTCCCAGCCGCCTCCTGGTGTTGCTGGTGCAATGAACTCAAGATTTTTCTTCGGATAGTCTGATTCATCTTTTTCGCCTGCATTATCTGATGAACAAGCGCCCAGTATAAGTGCAAATGAAAGTGCTGCTACGCCTACTAGTTTTTTCATACTGTTCTCCTCTTTTCTCTCTAATTTATCATCTACAAGTAGTGTACTTTAAAGATTTTTCGTTGTAATCGTTTACAATTTTAACAATTCAAAAGACTTTAACGACATTTTGTTCATTATGTTCATAAGAAAAAGCATCCCATGAAGGGATGCTAGAAAGTGCCTATATAGTAAATTCTCCAAAATGCTATTTATATAGTTATAATCCAAAGTATTTTCGCTCTGGTCTGCCGACAATTCCATATTCGAGCTCAGCTCTCATCTTTCCCTCTGCAATTAGATATTCTAAATACCTTCGGGCCGTAGTACGTGAAGCCCCTAGTCTTTCGCCTACTTCTTCCGCTGTCGTTCCTTCGGATAAAGAATTGACGATATCTATCACCTTCTGCAATGTCAAAGGATGAATGCCTTTAGGAAGATGTGTTTCACTTTCCCTTACCACAGTAGCATGCACAAAAAGTTTATCAATCTCTTGTTGATTTGCATGGGGGCTTTCCTGAAGAAATAACCGTCGCTGTTGATAGCGCTCAATGACTTCTTGCAATTTGGTTAATTCCACTGGTTTCACTAAATAGTGGAATGCACCCGCTGCCAAACTCTGTGCTACCAATTCACGATCCGTAGCTGCTGTAATAATGATGAAATCCAATGCAGGGTAGTTTACTTTCAACTCTCGCACCAAATCAATACCTGATTGGTCAGGCATGTAAACATCCACTAACAGTAAATCCACTGGCTGCTTTTCAAGCATCTTCCACGTATCTTTTGCACGTAACACTTGCCAGACTACTTTCACGTCACTTATACTTTCTAAAAACTGTTGATGTATGGAAGCAATACGAAAATCATCCTCTACAATTCCTACTCGAATCATTTCACTTCACGCTCCTCTTTTTCTGCATATTTTGGAATATAAACAGAAAAAATCGTGCCTCTCTCCGTACTAGACACTTGGATAGTTCCACCAAGCGAACGAAGAGCCTGCTGAACATTTGCCAAGCCAAAGCCTCTTCTTGTCGTCGATTTTGTAGAATAACCTTTTTGGAATAATCTATCCATTTGGTCTGCCTGAATACCTTGTCCATTATCCGACACTTCAAATATAACATCTTCTCCAAAATCTAATGCAAAAAATGAAACTCGCCCTCCTGAGCTGTTCGCGGTTTCTTCCAGCGCATTATCAATTAGATTTCCCAAAATTACAGTCAATGCACCCGTACCGACCCATTTAGGCAACGATTCTAAACTGCTATTGTCATCGATTTCAAACTCTACTTTCATTTCAGACGCCTTCCCTAATTTGCCGAACAGAATAGCTTGTACATGTGCGTCTTTGATGTTTTCGAGGATAAACTGATTGGTATGATCACTAACACTGATTTCGGTTTGAATCGCGCGGACTGCTTCCTCATACTTACCGAGTTGCAATAAGCCTGAAATCAAATAGAGTTTATTTGTAAACTCATGCGTTTGCGCTCTTAAGTCATCTGAATACTTCCTAACTTCATAAAGCGTGTTCACGACTTCTACCATTTCTGTGGTATCACGAAATGTAATCAGTGCTCCTTTTTGTACTCCTTCAAGTTGCAATGGCATTGCACTGACAACTAGTCGCTTGGCAGAATAGACGATTTCAAATGATTGTGTATCTGGCCCAGTTAATTCTTCTACTGTAGGTAAGTTGGGGAAGATTGTATCTATGCCATTTCCTTTACGATTCGTTCGGATGTTAAGAATGGAACGAGCTGCCGTATTAATCAGTGTAATTTGGCCTAATTGATTTACCGCAATAATTCCTTCATCGATTGATGCCAATATCGCTTTTCTTTCCATATAAAAATTTGCAATTTGTTCTGGTTCCAACCCAAATGTATCTTTCCGAATCGATTTTGCCAATCGAAAACTTATATAAATACCGAGAGCGAGAATCAGCAGTGATATATAGATTAATTTCTCTACACGATTATGTACAATCTCACGTAAATCCGAGATTAAGTATCCTACTGTTACGACTCCAATAATTTGATTTTCTTCTTTGTTATAAATGGGTGCTTTACTGCTGATAGAGGGTCCGATAATTTCGCTCGACAGCATAGAATAATTCGCTCCAAAGACAATTGCTTTATAACCATCTTCAAATGGTATGACTTCGCCTATTATACTTTCATCGGGTGAAGCAAGTATATGTGCCGCCTTGTCTTGAATTACAATAAAAGCAGCATCTACTTGATTTGAATAGTGCTCAATAACTGCTTCCAAATCACCCGCTTTTTCGACATCAGCTTTTTCTTCAAGACCTTCTTTAACTGTATCCATGTAGGAAAGCATCTTTGCAGTTTGCAAGCCTACTGTATGACTACGATCAAGTAGGTTCAGATAGTCTGTGACGACAAAAACGATCAACATAAGTGACATTAAAAATAAAATAAGCGATGTCACTATTAACAGTATCTTCTTTTGCAGTTTTGATTTCAGCATTGCTCGTCACTTCCAACTAAACAATTTTTGTACATCATTTGTAATCCTACTATATCAAACATCTATGCACGTAGAATATACGTATTGTTGAATTGAATCTAAATATATAGTACAATTCACGCGTTGATGGTCGTTATATGGTGATCTATCATGCCGTTTCCTAGGTTACTTTTTTTATATTCATTCATAGATTAAACTTCTCTGCTATGGTCTTCTCCCCATTATACTTAAAACACTTCTAGATAGGCTTGCAGAAGCAAAAAGCATAAACTCTATGTGTGAGCTTATGCTTGTATATCCCATACTTATTTTTTCAGCCCATCTAAAAATAATAATGTGATCTCTTCTGCAAGCTCCTCTGGCGTATGAGAACCTGTCCAAAGTTTAGTGATTGCCAAATACTCGATCGCTCCGACCATGGCTGCGGCGACCACGCCAAAATTTATCTTTGTATGAAAGTATCCAAGTCCCGCTTCTTCTATAAGATTACTTTCTATTTGTGCAGTCATTTGTGCTTTAATAGTAGTAGCTTCTTCTGAAACGACGAAGCCAATCCGGGCAACTTCTTCATTTTGCTGGAAAAGTTCAAAAACAGCACGTAAACCATAAGCAATTCGCTCCATTAACCCTTCTTCTGCCACATCTGCTGGAAGTTTGCTATTCGCTACCTGATCATATAATTTTTCTTTGAAAACATCGACTAATTCCTGGAATACAGCTTCTTTGCTTTTAAAATATAAGTAGAACGTCGGCTGTGTAACGTTTGCTTCTTTCACGATTTCACTAATCTTCGTTTTATGAAAACCATGAATAGCGAATTGCATTGCCGAAATTTCTAAAAGCAATTTACGACTTTTTTCGCCATCTGCTCCTACTTGACGCCCTCTTTTCTTCAGTTAAAACACTTCCTATCTGAATATAAAAATTGATCAATAGATAAATTAATTGTACAGTGAGATATCTAAAAAGCCAAACAATACATTAAATTTTAAAAGTAGTCTAACTACTCGTTCGGCACTTTTGACTTTCTTCAACTACTTGGTAATTTGCTAAGTATATAGCAAGACAAGTTGACATTTCGCAAAATATATCGAATAATAGTAAGTAAGCGCTTTCATGTTTACGTTTATATTTGAATAGACTATGTAAAGGAGGGATTTGTATGAAGTTGGCCAGAAATATAATTATTGCACTTATTTCAGGGGTGGTTGTCGGTTTAGTTTTAAACATTTTCACGCCAGGTATTTTTACACAAGCTGATGCATTTCTTTTTAAACCACTCGGTACTATCTTCTTGAATCTGATGAAGATGCTAGTAGTGCCTGTAGTATTCATTTCTATCGCCCTCGGAACGGTAGGAATTGGTGACCCGAAGAAATTGGGAAGAATTGGTGGAAAAACGATTGGGTTTTTCTTGATTACAACAGCTATCGCCCTCATTATCGCACTTTCTCTTGGTCTATTGCTAAAGCCTGGCGAAGGAGGTAACTTCGAGACAGCTAATGCCACATATGAAGCACAAGATGCCCCACCAGTAGCGGAAACTCTGTTAGGTATTATTCCTACCAACCCGATTAGTGCGATGGCAGCAGGTAATATGCTTCAGATCATCTTCTTTGCAGCACTGATTGGCTTTGGAATGGCAATGATGGGCAGTAGAGTTGAAAGAGTGAAAGAGTTATTCGAACAAGCGAATGAACTCATTATGTATTTGATTACATTTGTGATGAAGTTCGCGCCATACGGAGCATTTGGTTTGATTGCATCCGCTGTAGGAAGTCAAGGTATGGACGCACTGAAGGTAATGGGTATGTATATGGGAGTCGTTCTTGGAGCCCTTCTAATCCATACGATTGTCGTCTACGGTGGATCGGTCGCATTAATCGGCAAGCGTAGTCCCATTTGGTTTTTTAAAAACTTCTTTCCAGCTCAGGTCGTTGCATTCAGTACGGCAAGTTCTGCTGCAACACTACCTATCTCAATGAAAACGGCACAGGAGAAGTTAAAAGTACCCGAATCTATCAGTTCGTTCACTCAATCGCTTGGCGCCACTATTAATATGGATGGTACCGCGATCATGCAAGGGGCAGCTGTGATATTCATTGCCCAGGCTTATGGTATTGAATTGACTATAGGACAGTTACTCACTGTTGTCTTAACCGCAGTACTGGCTAGTATTGGGACAGCTGCTGTGCCAGGTGCAGGCCTAATCATGCTAGCAATGGTTCTAACATCGGTCGGTCTGCCAGTTGAAGGAATTGCACTCGTTCTCGGAGTAGATCGCCTACTTGATATGGTGCGCACAGCCGTCAACATCACAGGTGACGCTGCATGTGCCGTTGTCGTGGCGAAAACAGAAGGTGTTTTAGGCGAGCCAGATGTGGAAGAGATCCAAGTGGAAACGGAAATTGCATAAACTTCAATAATTCCTGTACGGAAAACTATCGTGTTAATTAAACATGATCGCTCTCCGTACAGGTTTTTTCACGTTGGAGACTTGATTCCCGCTCCGCACAGCGGGATGACAATCACTTTTTCTTTAGCATTTGCATACTTTATGTATCCAGCATAATTAACGGCTGAAGTGATTTCTATATAGAATCCTTTTGCCGCAAGCATTGCGCGCGCTTCTACAATTTCATTCTCCGAAACAGTAATGAACATACCTTCTGTTTCTCTAACAGCTTCTATGATTTGTTTAGATCTAGCTGGCGACGCAATGGCAATACCTTCTGCAACAGTTCCTTCATTCACAACTGGCGTTTCCTTAAGATCTTGACCTTCAAATGCTTTAGCTAGCGGTGCACATTTTTCGGCTTGAATAGCGATAATCTTTGGCATATTTTTGATTTCCTTCGCTTCAAGTAACTCCTTAAACCCATAATAGGCTCCCAATAATAAGGTTCCGTTTCCTACTGGAATGAGTAATGTATCGGGCGCTTTTCCCAATTGTTCATAGATTTCAAAGGCATATGTCTTGGTACCTTCGTAAAAAAATGGATTATAGACATGGCTTGCATAAAATACTTGCTCTTCTTCCACTGCATTTTGTGCTGCAGTCGCTACATCCTCTCTTGTCCCTCTCACGGTTTTAATATTCGCTCCATGCGCTCTAATTTGCGCTAATTTATTGGGTGATGTATCCGTACTTACATACACATCACAGTCTATTTCTGCTCTGGCACTGTATGCAGCAATGGCCGTTCCTGCGTTACCACTGCTATCTGCAATTAGCTTGTTGACGCCCAACTGTTTCGCTAAAGTTACAAGTACCGCCGCACCTCGATCTTTAAAAGAAAGTGTAGGCATCATAAAGTCTACTTTAATGAGAGTATTTGGTTCCGATTCATCCAATTCCAGTAAAGGTGTTTGACCTTCTCCAAGCGTAATCGAACGCCAACCACTTAAATACTCTTTACCTGCCATCGAGGATGCATATCTCCAAATGGATCTTTGACTCTTCCAGTTATTTTGAGTTGTGTCAGATTCCGACTGTAGTAAATTTAGCAGACCGCCACATTCACATTTCCAGCGAGTTGCTTCAATAGGGTATACTTTCTTACATTCCGAACAGCTATATAGGGTCATGTTTGTGATCTCCTTTATGTAAATATAATTTGCTTATCAATAGGTTTTTATATATTTTTATTGGATAAACTGAATATATGGGAGGGAATACTTTGAATGTATTAATTGAATGGCTCTATAAATCAAAAAAAGGAACACAAACCGTTTTCAAGTCTGAGGAATTATCGGCAGAACAAGCATTATTGATTGCTGAGGATTTAGAAAAAACAGGTCGCACAAAACAAATATTGTTCACAGACCAGTTTGATAGTTCCTGGACTGTTAAGGAATTAAAAGGCTATCTGAAAGGAATCGAAACAGAACCACATAATATCACTGTATATTTTGACGGAGGATTTGACTGGGACACCAAGTTGGCTGGTCTAGGGTGCGTACTCTATTATAATCAAAACGGCACAACGTATAGACTACGAAAAAATGCCATGGCTACACACTTATCCTCAAACAACGAAGCAGAATACGCGGCACTTTATCTGTGCTTGCAAGAACTTGAAACGCTTGGAGCGCATCACTTACCTATTGAGATTATGGGTGACTCCCGGGTCGTAATCAATCATTTAAGCGAAGAATGGCCAGTTATTGAAGAAGATCTATATAGTTGGGCGAATAAAATCGAAGAAAAGATGGAGTTTTTAGGATTCCGGCCTCGGTATGAACTAATTTCACGTAAGAAGAACAATGAAGCAGATCGCCTAGCTACGCAAGCTTTGTCAGGGGTGGAAATTACGGCAGTCATTGAGAGAACATGAAAAACTTGAGGCTGGGACATAACTATCTCACCCCGTTTCCCTGCACTCCGAAAGGCACGCTTTCCGAGGGGCGTGGCTTGAGCCAAGCGAACAACGTAGGGTTCGCTTAGCCGTATTTCTGTGTACTTTGCAGAAATTAAGGCACCTGTCCAGGGTCTCAAGACGCATGCTGATCCCTCAGGAGTCGACCTTTCTCCGTTCCGGTACACTCTGTTACTCTAAAAAAATATTTGCTGATAAGAACAGAAAAAAGCGTTAAGGACATTCCCCTTACATTTTTTCTGTTCTGACCCAACCTCATGTACGCTTCTCTAAATTTCTTTGATCTTTTCTCATATACATAAACTGCATACCGAGCGGAATCCTTCATCAACTTCTACCCTATATCTACCTCTTATTTAAATGAATGATTATTCTTGTTTTTAGTTTCAAAAATTCTCGCTAAGTCTGTTATGCAGATTGAACAAGGATTTGAAATTTCTTATGCTTTCTTCATCTCATACATGGATGTGTCTGCCTTCTGAATTAGCTTCTCAAACGTCTCTCCGTCATCCGGATAAATTGCGATTCCGATTGAAGCACTGACGGCATCGACCGATTCCATGTTCAAATCGGATAATGTACTTTTTAAATTCCCAACATAGTCTTTAAGAGTATTTTCTTTCAAGTCAAGAATGACGTGTACAAATTCATCGCTACCCCATCGCACGACATAGTCTTCCCTTTTTGCATTACTCATGATAAGTTCCGCGACGTGACGTAATAATTCATCCCCTGTTTGATGGCCAAATCTATCATTTATATCTTTAAAATCATCCAGATCAATTAATACTACAGCGATTTTCTTCCCTTTATTTTTATATACAGAAATCTGTTTCTTAAATACTTTATCTATTGTACGCCGGTTATATGCATTCGTCAGTGGATCTTTCTCTGCATAAAATTTGGCTACATCGTATTGTTTTCCGCCTATCCACGCAACCAACAGGAAAATTCCTGTTAACACAAAGAAACTATCTTCAAACAAATAACCTAAATAGATATTGTAATAGCCATAACGTAAGATATTGAACAATATAACAACGCACACAGCCACTACTCTACCTCTATACTTCATACTATATCCCCATATCAGACTATTTTTTCCTTCATTTTATCACAGATGAAACGCACTAGAGAAGAGAGCGACAAAATAAAGTTATGTAAACTTAATTCCTTCGCATTTCACAGT
This window of the Sporosarcina ureae genome carries:
- a CDS encoding tripartite tricarboxylate transporter permease, with the translated sequence MGIDVQALLDGFLTTIQPMNLFWIALGGFLGTVVGMLPGLGPATAIALLIPITFGMEPTSALILMAAIYYGAMYGGSRSSILLNTPGDGSAIAATFDGYPMAQKGQAGQALAISAIASLIGGVIAVVGFIILAKPLASFALRFGPAEYFLLMVFTLSAIVALAKGQMVKGFISMCIGLMISTVGIDLQTGVYRFTMGNVHLSEGIDFLVVIIGIYAVGEVLYNFLSINKPVGEKKSVGKIWITKEQWKRSKWPIIRNGPIGFLIGVLPGAGGAIASMLSYSMEKQVSKHPEEFGEGAIEGLAAPESSNNAAAVGAFIPMLAMGIPGSGTTAVILGAIVMLGLKPGPLLFENNPDMVWTFINSMFIGNLFLVILNIALVGILVKILDTPPRVLYPVIMMLAFIGTYTLGYSTVDFLILIIFGFVGLFMKMLRFPVAPLILAVIVGSDMEQNFRMSLISYPNAIGILTASPITIALVLMTIISLGLPFFSSWLKKRKEQKNNSEAM
- a CDS encoding tripartite tricarboxylate transporter TctB family protein, whose protein sequence is MVRYITPILATVVGVIMLINAINLPKSNLGNPNGPMYFPLLIAIILIISGIVYFFQEFKARGNDFADFRALRIGKSPLYLLVSLILMLTYTVLFERIGFLYSTILFLAGLLFLLNGRKKWMSNIIIAVAFSFVTWYAFGTLLQVSLP
- a CDS encoding tripartite tricarboxylate transporter substrate binding protein: MKKLVGVAALSFALILGACSSDNAGEKDESDYPKKNLEFIAPATPGGGWDATARAIQKILKEEDIVDQSMTVINKPGGNGEVGWQYLSKKDTHTLAIDSSLLITNNLLGQSDLTYEEFTPLATLTTEWISVAVKNGSPYETATDLMEQLKKDPASIKIGIAPGLGNNDHLSFVKAAKTFGVDITKLNFLVYESGGDVMTSLLGGHVDAATMAVSESSEQHLAGKFKIVAISADERLEELPDVPTWTEEGVDMVFPHWRGILGPPDMTEDEIAYWNEAFGEMVETDSWKQLLENNGWEDFYQDSAETTEFLKEQNEMYTELIDESGLQK
- a CDS encoding response regulator, with protein sequence MIRVGIVEDDFRIASIHQQFLESISDVKVVWQVLRAKDTWKMLEKQPVDLLLVDVYMPDQSGIDLVRELKVNYPALDFIIITAATDRELVAQSLAAGAFHYLVKPVELTKLQEVIERYQQRRLFLQESPHANQQEIDKLFVHATVVRESETHLPKGIHPLTLQKVIDIVNSLSEGTTAEEVGERLGASRTTARRYLEYLIAEGKMRAELEYGIVGRPERKYFGL
- a CDS encoding ATP-binding protein — its product is MLKSKLQKKILLIVTSLILFLMSLMLIVFVVTDYLNLLDRSHTVGLQTAKMLSYMDTVKEGLEEKADVEKAGDLEAVIEHYSNQVDAAFIVIQDKAAHILASPDESIIGEVIPFEDGYKAIVFGANYSMLSSEIIGPSISSKAPIYNKEENQIIGVVTVGYLISDLREIVHNRVEKLIYISLLILALGIYISFRLAKSIRKDTFGLEPEQIANFYMERKAILASIDEGIIAVNQLGQITLINTAARSILNIRTNRKGNGIDTIFPNLPTVEELTGPDTQSFEIVYSAKRLVVSAMPLQLEGVQKGALITFRDTTEMVEVVNTLYEVRKYSDDLRAQTHEFTNKLYLISGLLQLGKYEEAVRAIQTEISVSDHTNQFILENIKDAHVQAILFGKLGKASEMKVEFEIDDNSSLESLPKWVGTGALTVILGNLIDNALEETANSSGGRVSFFALDFGEDVIFEVSDNGQGIQADQMDRLFQKGYSTKSTTRRGFGLANVQQALRSLGGTIQVSSTERGTIFSVYIPKYAEKEEREVK
- a CDS encoding TetR/AcrR family transcriptional regulator encodes the protein MQFAIHGFHKTKISEIVKEANVTQPTFYLYFKSKEAVFQELVDVFKEKLYDQVANSKLPADVAEEGLMERIAYGLRAVFELFQQNEEVARIGFVVSEEATTIKAQMTAQIESNLIEEAGLGYFHTKINFGVVAAAMVGAIEYLAITKLWTGSHTPEELAEEITLLFLDGLKK
- a CDS encoding dicarboxylate/amino acid:cation symporter; amino-acid sequence: MKLARNIIIALISGVVVGLVLNIFTPGIFTQADAFLFKPLGTIFLNLMKMLVVPVVFISIALGTVGIGDPKKLGRIGGKTIGFFLITTAIALIIALSLGLLLKPGEGGNFETANATYEAQDAPPVAETLLGIIPTNPISAMAAGNMLQIIFFAALIGFGMAMMGSRVERVKELFEQANELIMYLITFVMKFAPYGAFGLIASAVGSQGMDALKVMGMYMGVVLGALLIHTIVVYGGSVALIGKRSPIWFFKNFFPAQVVAFSTASSAATLPISMKTAQEKLKVPESISSFTQSLGATINMDGTAIMQGAAVIFIAQAYGIELTIGQLLTVVLTAVLASIGTAAVPGAGLIMLAMVLTSVGLPVEGIALVLGVDRLLDMVRTAVNITGDAACAVVVAKTEGVLGEPDVEEIQVETEIA
- a CDS encoding threonine synthase, whose translation is MTLYSCSECKKVYPIEATRWKCECGGLLNLLQSESDTTQNNWKSQRSIWRYASSMAGKEYLSGWRSITLGEGQTPLLELDESEPNTLIKVDFMMPTLSFKDRGAAVLVTLAKQLGVNKLIADSSGNAGTAIAAYSARAEIDCDVYVSTDTSPNKLAQIRAHGANIKTVRGTREDVATAAQNAVEEEQVFYASHVYNPFFYEGTKTYAFEIYEQLGKAPDTLLIPVGNGTLLLGAYYGFKELLEAKEIKNMPKIIAIQAEKCAPLAKAFEGQDLKETPVVNEGTVAEGIAIASPARSKQIIEAVRETEGMFITVSENEIVEARAMLAAKGFYIEITSAVNYAGYIKYANAKEKVIVIPLCGAGIKSPT
- a CDS encoding reverse transcriptase-like protein gives rise to the protein MNVLIEWLYKSKKGTQTVFKSEELSAEQALLIAEDLEKTGRTKQILFTDQFDSSWTVKELKGYLKGIETEPHNITVYFDGGFDWDTKLAGLGCVLYYNQNGTTYRLRKNAMATHLSSNNEAEYAALYLCLQELETLGAHHLPIEIMGDSRVVINHLSEEWPVIEEDLYSWANKIEEKMEFLGFRPRYELISRKKNNEADRLATQALSGVEITAVIERT
- a CDS encoding GGDEF domain-containing protein, giving the protein MKYRGRVVAVCVVILFNILRYGYYNIYLGYLFEDSFFVLTGIFLLVAWIGGKQYDVAKFYAEKDPLTNAYNRRTIDKVFKKQISVYKNKGKKIAVVLIDLDDFKDINDRFGHQTGDELLRHVAELIMSNAKREDYVVRWGSDEFVHVILDLKENTLKDYVGNLKSTLSDLNMESVDAVSASIGIAIYPDDGETFEKLIQKADTSMYEMKKA